A portion of the Candidatus Tumulicola sp. genome contains these proteins:
- the ybeY gene encoding rRNA maturation RNase YbeY: MIHYRNRVRRSGVDGRALVATAKTLLGACGEDGSSISLTLVDDATIRVMNQQHRGKDSPTDVLSFPLEPDAPRDDGDPERLLGDVVISIDTARRQAADYDAKLQAELYRLLIHGLLHVLGHDHEEQREREVMTREERRLAAAIALPWPYDA; this comes from the coding sequence GTGATCCACTACCGAAATCGCGTCCGGCGCAGCGGCGTCGATGGCCGCGCATTGGTCGCCACCGCTAAAACGCTACTCGGTGCTTGCGGCGAGGACGGCTCGTCGATCTCCTTGACGTTGGTCGACGACGCGACCATTCGAGTCATGAACCAGCAGCACCGTGGTAAAGATTCGCCGACCGACGTGTTGAGTTTTCCGCTCGAACCGGATGCCCCGCGCGATGATGGCGATCCCGAGCGATTGCTCGGCGACGTCGTCATCTCGATCGACACCGCGCGCCGCCAAGCCGCCGATTACGACGCGAAACTGCAAGCCGAGTTGTACCGCTTGCTCATCCACGGATTGCTGCACGTTTTGGGGCACGATCACGAAGAACAACGCGAGCGAGAAGTCATGACACGTGAGGAACGCCGGCTAGCGGCCGCCATCGCGCTGCCGTGGCCGTACGACGCATAG
- a CDS encoding PhoH family protein, whose protein sequence is MTAQRTIELEGLPDRVRLFGQYDRNLSAIESALKVSLHADGDRLLVAGEAPDVERAERVVRRVLSAAVDGAHITPDDVRLAIADVHERPQTSEVPRTLLRTQRGTEIRPRTNGQRAFVESIEHNTLTVGVGPAGTGKTFLAVAMAVRALKSRDVSRIILSRPAVEAGEKLGFLPGDFREKLDPYMRPLFDALAELLEEGIVNRYMERGTLEIAPLAYMRGRTLSDAFVILDEAQNATSDQIKMFLTRLGSGSTMVVTGDATQVDLPSGDRSGLRDAANRLAGVEGVGVVELNESDVVRHPLVSRIIRAYQVKLER, encoded by the coding sequence TTGACCGCTCAACGAACGATCGAACTCGAGGGCTTGCCGGATCGCGTCCGTCTGTTCGGACAGTACGATCGCAACCTCTCCGCCATCGAATCCGCCCTGAAAGTGTCGCTCCACGCCGATGGGGACCGTCTGCTGGTCGCCGGCGAGGCTCCCGATGTCGAGCGTGCCGAACGCGTCGTCCGCCGGGTGCTTTCAGCCGCGGTCGACGGTGCGCACATTACGCCCGACGACGTGCGGCTCGCAATCGCCGACGTTCACGAGCGTCCGCAGACTAGCGAAGTGCCGCGCACGTTGCTTCGAACGCAGCGTGGTACCGAAATTCGCCCGCGCACCAACGGACAGCGCGCCTTCGTCGAATCCATCGAGCACAACACGCTGACGGTCGGCGTCGGGCCGGCCGGTACGGGTAAAACGTTCTTAGCCGTAGCGATGGCCGTTCGAGCGCTCAAGAGTCGCGACGTGTCGCGAATAATTTTATCGCGGCCTGCGGTCGAAGCTGGCGAGAAACTAGGTTTTCTTCCCGGCGATTTCCGAGAAAAACTCGATCCGTATATGCGTCCGTTGTTCGACGCGCTTGCGGAGTTGCTCGAGGAAGGCATCGTCAACCGGTATATGGAGCGCGGGACGCTCGAGATCGCGCCGCTCGCGTACATGCGTGGCCGCACGCTGTCCGACGCATTCGTTATCTTGGATGAAGCGCAGAACGCCACATCGGATCAAATCAAGATGTTTCTTACTCGGCTGGGGTCGGGTTCCACGATGGTCGTCACCGGCGACGCAACGCAAGTCGATCTACCCTCGGGAGATCGTAGCGGTTTGCGCGACGCGGCTAACCGACTGGCCGGGGTCGAAGGCGTCGGCGTCGTCGAACTCAACGAAAGCGACGTCGTGCGGCATCCGCTCGTATCGCGGATCATCCGCGCCTACCAGGTAAAACTCGAGCGGTGA
- the floA gene encoding flotillin-like protein FloA (flotillin-like protein involved in membrane lipid rafts), translating into MIAVSAGVIIVVAVILFFVFLYYFPVGLWIRTIAAGVPLGIIALVRMRLIGIPPSIVVTNYVRARKAGLNLTVDQLQSHFLAGGNIENVTLAMIAAQRAQIPLEWQRAAAIDLAGRNVLEALQTSVNPKVIETPIFQGVAQNGIQLNVKARITVRSDLDRYVGGAGEPTIVARVGEGVVSAVGAAVDHKEVLEYPDRISKAVLAKGLDAGTAFEIVSIDIADVDVGKNIGADLQTSQAEADRRIAQAKASERQYAAMAAEQEQKAETQAMRAKVVEAEASIPQAIAEAFRSGHLGVMDYYRLKNMQADTEMRSSIGSTVDGNTDSSPGSQLPK; encoded by the coding sequence ATGATTGCAGTCAGCGCCGGCGTTATTATCGTCGTTGCGGTCATTTTGTTTTTCGTGTTTCTGTATTACTTTCCAGTCGGTCTGTGGATCCGTACGATCGCCGCGGGCGTCCCGTTGGGGATCATCGCGCTCGTTCGTATGCGGTTGATCGGAATTCCGCCGAGCATCGTCGTCACGAACTACGTTCGTGCTCGCAAGGCCGGCTTGAATTTGACGGTCGATCAGTTGCAGTCGCACTTCTTGGCCGGCGGTAACATCGAGAATGTCACGCTCGCAATGATCGCCGCTCAACGCGCGCAGATTCCGTTGGAGTGGCAGCGCGCCGCCGCAATCGACTTGGCAGGCCGCAACGTACTCGAAGCGCTGCAGACGTCGGTTAATCCGAAGGTCATCGAGACACCGATCTTTCAGGGCGTCGCGCAAAACGGTATTCAGCTCAATGTGAAAGCGCGAATCACCGTCCGCAGCGATTTGGATCGGTACGTCGGCGGTGCGGGCGAGCCGACCATCGTCGCGCGGGTTGGTGAAGGCGTCGTTTCAGCCGTTGGCGCGGCGGTCGACCACAAAGAAGTCCTCGAGTATCCGGACCGTATCAGTAAGGCGGTTCTCGCCAAGGGCCTCGATGCCGGAACGGCATTCGAGATCGTATCGATCGACATCGCCGACGTCGACGTCGGCAAAAACATTGGTGCCGATCTTCAAACGAGCCAAGCCGAAGCCGACCGCCGAATCGCGCAAGCAAAGGCGTCCGAGCGGCAGTACGCAGCGATGGCCGCCGAACAAGAGCAAAAGGCCGAGACGCAAGCGATGCGCGCGAAGGTCGTCGAAGCCGAAGCGTCCATTCCGCAGGCGATTGCCGAGGCGTTTCGCAGCGGCCATCTGGGCGTGATGGATTACTACCGTCTGAAGAACATGCAAGCCGACACCGAAATGCGCTCCTCGATTGGAAGCACGGTCGACGGCAATACCGATTCTTCACCGGGCTCCCAGCTGCCGAAATAG
- a CDS encoding NfeD family protein, with product MKVVPFVRRFGVAALLLWGVGAVASAAATSSSGRDVIVVPISGPVDSGTTNLLRRSVDLADSRSAAAIVLDVGNASGSFASAAAIRAAIAKARVPVIAFVHGRADTIAALIALNADRIVVTPQASIGSAEPVPAIGSQVAEIRAAFESAAQRTHKPAQLAAAMVDPSVDVPQYKNSGTVLALDGDDAVRANIAQAMAPTLQSALALSELNANPQLVQGYSWSEAAVRFLSSPVAGAILLALGLVGLLIEMQTLHGVAGAVGVVALVLFFGGHAISGGAGPLVIGLAVAGVAAILWELHVVPGHAVPGVVGVLCLLLGSLLAFGLPFFFVAVETLATAIVIAVIVYSMLLKRLPENAWAHRLALGATQGPEYVTAADLSALAGRTGTAVSFLRPAGIATIDAKRVDVLTAGEFIAQGTPIRVVRVEGARVFVEAVTLPSYQ from the coding sequence ATGAAGGTCGTCCCGTTCGTTCGCCGCTTTGGAGTCGCGGCTCTATTGCTTTGGGGCGTTGGCGCGGTCGCGTCGGCCGCCGCAACGTCCTCGTCGGGTCGTGACGTTATCGTCGTCCCGATTTCCGGCCCGGTCGACTCCGGCACGACGAACTTGCTTCGTCGCTCGGTCGATCTCGCCGATTCACGCTCCGCCGCTGCCATCGTTCTCGACGTCGGTAACGCCAGCGGTTCTTTTGCTTCGGCGGCAGCGATTCGCGCGGCGATCGCCAAGGCGCGCGTCCCGGTTATTGCATTCGTGCATGGCCGGGCCGACACCATAGCCGCGCTGATTGCGCTAAATGCCGACCGCATCGTCGTGACGCCGCAAGCCTCGATCGGTTCGGCCGAACCGGTACCCGCGATCGGATCCCAAGTCGCCGAGATACGCGCGGCGTTCGAATCGGCCGCCCAACGAACGCACAAACCCGCGCAACTGGCTGCTGCGATGGTCGATCCGTCGGTCGACGTGCCACAGTATAAAAATTCGGGTACGGTGCTGGCACTCGACGGCGATGACGCCGTGCGCGCGAATATCGCGCAGGCGATGGCTCCGACGCTCCAATCCGCGTTGGCGTTGTCCGAGCTCAACGCCAACCCGCAACTCGTGCAGGGATACAGTTGGAGCGAGGCTGCCGTCCGATTCTTGAGCAGTCCAGTCGCCGGTGCGATCCTGCTCGCGTTGGGACTCGTCGGCTTACTGATCGAGATGCAAACGCTCCATGGTGTGGCGGGCGCCGTCGGCGTCGTCGCGCTGGTGCTGTTTTTTGGCGGCCACGCCATATCCGGAGGTGCCGGCCCGCTGGTGATCGGTTTGGCGGTGGCCGGAGTGGCGGCGATTCTATGGGAATTGCACGTCGTACCGGGTCACGCAGTGCCCGGCGTCGTCGGCGTCTTGTGCTTGTTACTCGGTTCGCTGCTGGCCTTCGGGCTGCCGTTCTTTTTCGTCGCGGTCGAAACGCTTGCGACGGCGATCGTGATCGCCGTCATCGTGTATTCGATGTTGTTGAAGCGCTTGCCCGAAAATGCGTGGGCGCATCGGCTGGCACTTGGCGCGACGCAAGGTCCGGAGTATGTTACCGCGGCCGACCTCAGTGCGTTGGCCGGAAGAACCGGTACCGCCGTATCGTTCTTGCGTCCGGCCGGAATCGCCACGATCGACGCGAAGCGCGTCGACGTGCTGACCGCCGGTGAATTCATCGCACAGGGCACGCCGATTCGCGTCGTTCGCGTCGAAGGTGCCCGCGTATTCGTCGAAGCCGTTACTCTTCCGAGCTACCAATAG
- a CDS encoding GatB/YqeY domain-containing protein: protein MATLKDRIAADLKAAMKARDQLRLDTLRSALSGFTYKRSEAGQDLSDQEELDVVGRLVKQRADSAAEFDKAGRTDLSDKERAERAILVEYLPAQKSSEEIRDAVRAAIAGISEGSRNVGAVMKVVLPQMRGLADGNAVRQIVGEELDPK, encoded by the coding sequence ATGGCAACCCTCAAAGACCGCATCGCCGCCGACCTTAAGGCGGCGATGAAAGCCCGCGACCAGCTTCGTTTGGACACCCTCCGCTCGGCGTTGTCGGGATTCACGTACAAGCGCTCCGAAGCCGGTCAGGACCTAAGCGACCAAGAGGAGCTCGACGTCGTCGGCCGCCTCGTGAAGCAGCGTGCCGATTCGGCCGCCGAATTCGATAAGGCCGGCCGTACCGATCTGTCCGATAAAGAACGTGCCGAGCGAGCGATTCTCGTGGAATATCTCCCGGCGCAGAAATCGTCGGAAGAGATTCGCGACGCCGTACGAGCCGCGATCGCGGGAATTTCCGAGGGCTCGCGCAACGTCGGCGCCGTTATGAAAGTGGTCTTACCGCAGATGCGCGGATTGGCCGACGGCAACGCCGTACGACAGATCGTCGGCGAAGAACTCGACCCGAAATAG
- the rpsU gene encoding 30S ribosomal protein S21, producing MEVRVAPGESIESALRRFKKATQKAGILAEARKHEHYEKPSVRRKKKSAAARKRRT from the coding sequence ATGGAAGTACGCGTAGCTCCAGGTGAATCGATCGAGAGCGCGCTGCGCCGTTTCAAAAAAGCCACCCAGAAGGCCGGTATCCTGGCCGAAGCGCGCAAGCACGAACATTACGAAAAGCCGAGCGTTCGCCGAAAGAAGAAGTCGGCCGCCGCGCGCAAGCGTCGGACCTAG
- a CDS encoding histidine triad nucleotide-binding protein, translated as MSDDCIFCRIASGAIPSTIVYRGNGVLAIEDLTPQAPTHVLVIPEAHHDTVADLATSGDAALLSELFATAARIGRERGGEDGFRLVVNSGPMAGQSVGHVHVHVLAGRPLAWPPG; from the coding sequence ATGAGCGACGACTGTATTTTTTGCCGCATCGCCTCCGGGGCGATTCCCTCCACGATCGTTTATCGCGGCAACGGCGTGCTGGCAATTGAAGACCTGACCCCGCAAGCCCCGACGCACGTGTTGGTCATTCCTGAGGCCCACCATGACACCGTCGCGGATCTGGCTACTAGCGGCGACGCGGCCCTATTGTCGGAGTTGTTCGCGACCGCCGCTCGGATCGGACGCGAGCGCGGGGGCGAAGACGGGTTTCGTTTGGTCGTGAACAGTGGCCCGATGGCCGGGCAGAGTGTAGGGCACGTCCACGTGCATGTGTTGGCCGGGCGTCCGCTGGCATGGCCGCCCGGGTAG
- a CDS encoding copper amine oxidase N-terminal domain-containing protein, with translation MLAVIVLAAATSTAPAVRAPAPSRHPISIVINGNALPIDPAPRFDKNVLFCPVRRTLIALGLPFNRYGSRLVTQVGSKTATLVVGSRTATIDSVQVQLDQPVQEDNGVIYAPLRFFTDVLGAQATFDRRSNVVTIVAQLVGRSDTGLSSTGSGYTRVGTVAAVDLLSNPPTLTFGYFSGPKTVSIAPNAIIEIEDVDANVTTPGELGDVRPGDFARVEMRKDGRVERIVDAFGSHDGRIVAVGGNEFVLDSGQVISPGRTVEVSLNGAAAGFADLRAGDMVAVRYNVETNEVREILASRQIQGTPVQNGLSVSTDATRPLRADETLHVVMRGPAGGSATFDIGSYVSNLAMRESSSGVYDGSYAIPRGANFDSVPVIGRLRVASGSLQAQAPSLFSASSVPPGVSDFGPDNNVTVNDNRPSIYATFSTDAVPVSPSSVQIVVNGHDVTSDAVRTSQFVHYLPAYGYPDGPVRVTVRVADGAGNAYTKSWTFFIRTR, from the coding sequence GTGCTAGCCGTTATCGTTCTGGCCGCCGCCACATCGACCGCGCCGGCAGTTCGCGCGCCCGCGCCGAGCCGGCACCCGATCTCGATCGTCATCAACGGCAACGCGTTGCCGATCGATCCCGCGCCGCGCTTCGATAAGAACGTTCTCTTCTGTCCGGTACGCCGAACGCTGATCGCACTCGGCCTGCCGTTTAACCGCTACGGCAGCCGGCTCGTAACCCAGGTCGGCTCGAAGACCGCCACGCTGGTTGTCGGTAGCCGTACTGCAACAATCGATTCGGTTCAGGTGCAACTGGATCAACCGGTTCAAGAAGACAACGGCGTCATTTATGCGCCGCTGCGCTTTTTTACCGATGTGCTCGGCGCGCAAGCCACGTTCGACCGCCGTTCGAATGTCGTGACGATCGTGGCGCAACTCGTCGGACGATCGGACACCGGTCTATCCTCGACCGGCTCGGGTTACACGCGTGTCGGAACGGTGGCTGCCGTCGATCTCTTGTCAAATCCGCCGACCTTGACGTTCGGGTATTTCAGCGGGCCGAAAACGGTTTCGATCGCTCCTAACGCGATCATCGAGATCGAAGATGTCGACGCCAACGTTACGACGCCGGGCGAACTCGGCGACGTGCGTCCCGGAGACTTCGCTCGCGTGGAGATGCGCAAAGACGGTCGTGTCGAGCGCATCGTGGATGCGTTTGGCTCGCACGACGGAAGGATCGTGGCCGTCGGCGGGAACGAGTTTGTTTTGGACAGCGGACAGGTCATCTCGCCCGGGCGTACTGTCGAAGTGTCGCTCAACGGCGCCGCGGCCGGCTTTGCAGATCTGCGGGCGGGCGACATGGTTGCCGTGCGATACAACGTCGAGACGAACGAAGTCCGCGAAATTTTGGCCAGCCGCCAGATTCAAGGAACGCCGGTGCAAAACGGCCTGTCGGTGTCGACCGACGCGACGCGTCCGCTGCGCGCGGACGAAACGTTACACGTTGTGATGCGCGGTCCGGCGGGTGGTTCGGCGACGTTCGACATCGGGTCGTACGTCTCGAATCTTGCAATGCGCGAAAGCTCGTCCGGCGTCTACGACGGCAGCTACGCAATACCACGCGGCGCGAACTTCGATTCCGTTCCGGTGATCGGCCGGTTACGCGTTGCCTCCGGGTCGTTGCAAGCCCAAGCCCCCTCGCTGTTTTCGGCCTCGAGCGTGCCGCCGGGCGTTTCGGATTTCGGGCCGGACAACAATGTAACGGTCAACGACAACCGCCCGTCGATCTACGCGACGTTTAGCACGGATGCGGTACCCGTGAGCCCGTCGAGCGTGCAAATTGTGGTGAACGGACACGACGTGACGTCGGACGCCGTTCGCACGTCGCAGTTCGTGCACTATCTGCCGGCCTATGGGTATCCCGACGGCCCGGTCCGCGTGACGGTGCGCGTCGCCGATGGAGCCGGCAACGCGTACACGAAGTCGTGGACGTTCTTCATTCGAACCCGCTGA
- a CDS encoding glycosyltransferase family 1 protein — translation MEGAGALSGARPAIGLDARLTRQLSVGMKSYVRELTRRLPAVASQYDYVSFERGGNFGWDEQIGLPLAIARSHVSLVHYLSLYVPVLSPAPSIVTIHDLIHLHFPEYFKSKVRPYYQTVVRWACARAKRVITDDEKTVDDLERFLHVDRAKVRVIPLGVDERFLAAPSPHVAATPYLLYAGNHRPHKNLHTLFEAWSSLPDGVAVDLYVTGDDDFGGELQRRSTPERKIVALGDVSQDELASYYAGATALVQPSFREGFGLPALEAMASGCAVVATEGALPRVLAPAALVFESAEELRAMLERIVAEPGLRAQHARAGRIAAATLTWDRCALATASVYAEVMEEAC, via the coding sequence ATGGAAGGCGCTGGCGCGCTGAGCGGCGCACGGCCTGCGATCGGCCTCGACGCCCGTCTGACGCGCCAACTTTCGGTCGGGATGAAATCCTACGTACGCGAGCTGACGCGGCGCCTACCGGCGGTAGCATCGCAATACGACTACGTCTCGTTCGAGCGCGGCGGCAATTTCGGTTGGGACGAGCAAATCGGTTTACCGCTGGCGATCGCGCGGTCGCACGTTTCGCTCGTACACTATCTATCACTCTACGTTCCCGTGCTGTCGCCTGCGCCGTCGATCGTGACGATCCATGACCTGATCCATTTGCATTTTCCGGAATACTTCAAGTCCAAAGTGCGCCCGTATTACCAAACCGTCGTCCGGTGGGCGTGTGCGCGCGCCAAACGCGTGATCACCGACGACGAAAAAACGGTCGACGACTTGGAGCGCTTCTTGCACGTCGACCGCGCGAAGGTGCGCGTGATTCCGCTGGGCGTCGACGAACGCTTTCTGGCCGCTCCTTCGCCGCACGTCGCCGCGACGCCGTATCTGCTGTACGCCGGCAATCACCGCCCTCACAAGAATTTACACACGTTGTTCGAGGCGTGGTCGTCGCTGCCGGACGGCGTGGCAGTGGATCTCTACGTAACTGGAGACGACGACTTCGGCGGCGAGCTCCAGCGCCGCAGCACGCCCGAGCGCAAAATCGTCGCATTAGGCGACGTCTCCCAAGACGAATTGGCATCCTATTATGCGGGGGCCACCGCGCTGGTCCAACCCTCGTTTCGTGAGGGCTTCGGGTTGCCTGCTCTCGAAGCGATGGCGAGTGGATGTGCCGTCGTTGCTACCGAAGGCGCTCTTCCTCGTGTGCTCGCGCCTGCGGCTCTCGTTTTTGAGAGCGCCGAGGAATTGCGCGCGATGCTAGAACGCATCGTCGCCGAACCCGGCTTGCGCGCACAACATGCGCGAGCCGGACGTATTGCGGCCGCGACGCTGACGTGGGACCGGTGCGCGCTGGCGACCGCATCCGTGTATGCAGAAGTGATGGAGGAAGCGTGCTAG
- a CDS encoding glycosyltransferase family 2 protein, protein MNPADVTAVILTRDEERNLPRALTSLPRGMHVFVLDACSRDHTVQFAKGAGADVVQREWTNFVDAREFALSNVRTPWALMLDADEALDDRLRASLLAAGDEHDAYRVLRTTYFCGKAMRVWRDEPLVRLFRVGSARLATHPAAGGTANLHERWSSDARVGELGGTLLHFSYPDYATYRRKFDSYTSVESEGVPRSFSAWALALAQVPLRFFRLAVLRGGALDGPRGLYIAYRSAVYRAAVTWKALAR, encoded by the coding sequence ATGAACCCTGCGGACGTTACCGCGGTCATCCTCACGCGGGACGAGGAACGCAATCTGCCGCGAGCCTTAACGAGCCTGCCGCGCGGCATGCACGTCTTCGTGCTCGACGCGTGCTCGCGCGATCATACGGTGCAGTTCGCCAAGGGCGCCGGAGCGGACGTCGTGCAGCGCGAGTGGACCAATTTCGTCGACGCGCGCGAGTTCGCGCTCTCCAACGTTCGCACGCCTTGGGCTTTGATGCTCGATGCCGACGAAGCATTGGACGATCGCTTGCGTGCATCGTTGCTGGCTGCCGGCGACGAGCACGACGCGTACCGGGTGTTGCGTACGACCTACTTTTGCGGAAAGGCGATGCGGGTCTGGCGCGACGAGCCGTTAGTTCGCCTTTTTCGAGTCGGCTCGGCGCGTTTAGCGACGCATCCGGCCGCCGGTGGAACCGCAAATTTACACGAACGATGGTCGTCGGACGCGCGCGTCGGCGAGCTCGGCGGCACCCTACTCCATTTTTCCTATCCGGATTACGCGACGTATCGTCGCAAGTTCGACTCGTACACCTCTGTCGAGTCCGAAGGCGTACCGCGCTCGTTTTCGGCTTGGGCGCTGGCGCTCGCCCAAGTTCCGTTGCGATTTTTTCGTTTGGCCGTTCTGCGCGGCGGTGCGTTAGACGGACCGCGCGGCTTGTACATCGCGTACCGATCGGCGGTGTATCGCGCCGCAGTTACATGGAAGGCGCTGGCGCGCTGA
- a CDS encoding CTP synthase, protein MAKYIFFTGGVVSSLGKGITAASLGRLLKARGLSVSIQKLDPYINVDAGTMNPYQHGEVFVTEDGAETDLDLGHYERFIDENLHRVNNVTTGQVYNAVIEKERRGDYLGATVQVIPHITNEIKAHVRRLAEAGGADVCIVEVGGTVGDIESLPFLEAIRQMRYDVGEENVMYVHLTLVPHLGAADELKTKPTQHSVRELRGIGISPDAIVCRTQSSAPMPSELKEKIALFCDVPPSAVVQNGDAASIYQVPLNLEAEGLAQAAVRKLGLTTVAPQLDEWSAIARRILHPRRHVRVALVGKYVELKDAYISIVEALNHAGVFHDAHVEIDRIDSESIERDGLAVLARADGILVAPGFGARGVHGKLAAIRHARENGVPFLGICYGMQLACVEFARNVCGLTEAMTSEVDETTSEPVIDFMPDQRNLETYGGTMRLGTYACTLEPGSHAAGAYARLDISERHRHRYEFNNRYRPVFEEHGMRFTGHHTIGKTRLVELVELPMELHPWFVGTQAHPEFMSRPNRPSPLYRDFIGAALQRNAPANAPSSERTAVPAFPATGG, encoded by the coding sequence ATGGCGAAGTATATTTTCTTCACCGGCGGCGTCGTTAGTTCTCTGGGCAAGGGGATCACGGCCGCATCGCTCGGACGATTGCTCAAAGCGCGCGGCCTCAGCGTTTCGATCCAGAAACTGGATCCGTATATTAACGTCGACGCCGGCACGATGAACCCGTACCAGCATGGCGAGGTCTTCGTTACCGAAGACGGTGCCGAAACCGATCTCGACCTCGGGCATTACGAGCGGTTCATCGACGAGAATCTTCACCGCGTCAATAACGTCACGACCGGTCAAGTCTACAACGCGGTCATAGAAAAAGAGCGTCGCGGAGATTATCTCGGCGCGACGGTGCAAGTCATTCCGCACATCACGAACGAGATTAAAGCGCACGTGCGTCGCCTCGCCGAGGCCGGCGGCGCCGACGTTTGTATCGTCGAAGTAGGCGGCACCGTCGGCGACATCGAGTCGCTGCCGTTCTTAGAAGCCATTCGCCAGATGCGTTACGACGTCGGCGAAGAGAACGTCATGTACGTGCACCTCACGCTGGTTCCGCATCTTGGCGCCGCCGACGAGCTGAAAACGAAACCGACGCAGCACTCCGTGCGGGAACTGCGCGGTATCGGTATCTCGCCCGACGCGATCGTCTGCCGCACCCAATCCTCGGCGCCCATGCCCTCCGAATTAAAAGAAAAGATCGCGCTGTTTTGTGACGTTCCGCCGAGCGCGGTGGTGCAGAACGGCGATGCCGCATCGATCTATCAAGTTCCGCTCAACCTCGAAGCCGAAGGATTGGCTCAGGCGGCCGTCCGCAAACTCGGTCTGACTACCGTCGCGCCACAGCTGGATGAATGGAGCGCCATCGCCCGCCGCATCTTGCACCCGCGCCGCCACGTACGCGTCGCGTTGGTCGGCAAATACGTCGAACTGAAGGATGCGTACATCTCGATCGTCGAGGCGCTCAATCACGCCGGCGTTTTCCACGACGCGCACGTCGAAATCGATCGCATCGACTCCGAGTCGATCGAGCGCGACGGGCTCGCCGTCTTGGCTCGTGCCGACGGAATTCTCGTCGCACCCGGTTTTGGAGCTCGGGGCGTTCATGGGAAACTCGCGGCCATCCGCCATGCGCGCGAGAACGGCGTGCCGTTTCTTGGAATCTGCTACGGTATGCAACTCGCGTGCGTCGAGTTCGCTCGCAACGTGTGCGGCTTGACCGAGGCAATGACCAGCGAAGTCGACGAAACGACGTCCGAACCGGTGATCGACTTCATGCCTGATCAGCGCAACCTCGAAACCTACGGTGGAACGATGCGCCTCGGCACCTATGCTTGTACGCTCGAGCCGGGAAGCCATGCGGCCGGCGCGTACGCTCGCCTAGACATTAGCGAGCGCCATCGTCACCGGTACGAATTCAACAACCGGTATCGTCCCGTTTTCGAAGAGCACGGCATGCGGTTTACGGGACATCATACGATCGGGAAAACCCGGCTGGTCGAGCTCGTCGAACTTCCAATGGAATTACATCCGTGGTTCGTGGGTACGCAGGCACATCCGGAATTCATGTCGCGTCCCAACCGGCCGTCGCCGCTGTATCGAGATTTTATCGGCGCGGCGTTGCAGCGCAACGCACCCGCCAACGCACCGTCGTCCGAGCGAACCGCAGTTCCGGCATTTCCCGCAACGGGAGGCTAA
- the prmC gene encoding peptide chain release factor N(5)-glutamine methyltransferase, whose protein sequence is MRKSIQEPVSSVGRLLVESAGRLGALGDSGHADAQILLAYVLGRSRAWLIAHGEALVLAPQAQRFGDLCARRAAGVPIAYLLGSAYFYGREFAVNETVLVPRPETETLVDYALQFAKCQGSQPLRILDVGTGSGALACTLAAELPSATIDATDCSAGALAVARANARTIGVDSRCHFYLGDLAGPVADLQYDAIIANLPYVATADIPAAPDPLAFEPRIALDGGPDGLRAYARLLPQLPRLLVAGGLALCEAAPHQIGALRALCEAAFSKASVAVGCDLGRLERFVIIVLPEA, encoded by the coding sequence ATTAGAAAAAGCATCCAAGAACCGGTAAGCTCCGTCGGCCGGCTGCTCGTCGAGAGCGCCGGGCGCCTCGGAGCGCTCGGCGATTCCGGCCATGCGGATGCCCAAATCCTATTGGCCTACGTGCTCGGTCGGAGTCGAGCGTGGCTGATCGCACACGGCGAGGCACTCGTCTTGGCGCCCCAGGCGCAGCGGTTTGGCGACCTGTGCGCTCGGCGTGCGGCGGGCGTTCCGATTGCGTATCTGCTTGGAAGCGCGTATTTCTACGGCCGGGAGTTTGCGGTCAACGAAACCGTGCTCGTTCCCCGACCCGAAACCGAGACGCTGGTCGATTATGCTCTCCAGTTCGCAAAGTGCCAGGGCTCGCAGCCGTTGCGCATTCTGGATGTCGGCACCGGGTCGGGAGCCCTGGCGTGTACGCTCGCGGCCGAACTGCCGTCCGCCACGATCGACGCGACCGATTGCTCGGCCGGAGCGCTCGCCGTTGCGCGAGCCAACGCGCGCACCATCGGCGTAGACTCCCGTTGCCATTTTTATCTCGGCGATTTGGCTGGTCCGGTTGCCGATCTGCAATACGACGCCATCATCGCGAACCTGCCGTACGTCGCAACCGCCGATATCCCGGCCGCGCCCGACCCGCTCGCGTTCGAACCGCGGATAGCCTTGGATGGCGGCCCGGACGGGTTGCGCGCGTATGCCCGGCTGCTGCCACAACTACCGCGTCTGCTCGTGGCGGGCGGCCTGGCGCTGTGCGAAGCGGCTCCGCACCAGATTGGGGCGTTACGCGCGCTCTGCGAGGCGGCTTTTTCGAAGGCGAGCGTCGCGGTCGGGTGCGATCTGGGCCGCCTCGAACGGTTCGTCATAATTGTGCTGCCCGAAGCGTAA